From the genome of Psychroserpens ponticola, one region includes:
- a CDS encoding M14 family zinc carboxypeptidase — MRKITFLYVLLLLMFFSVHSQTTNLQKAQKYIELKGEVCLVFTAHTEAQVEEISQFLSVGHKVNRETLEIEAYANAESFQQFLSYGLTYTVNQNDNEFSTSDNYDVLAWDTSWDEFPTYNQYVAKMNYFATTYPTLCTLQSIGSTPQGRELLVLKISDNAAVDEAEPEFMYTSSMHGDELTGYPLMIRLIDYLLSNYGSDTEVNNLINSTEIYINPLANPDGTYRNYSNNQPITNPIRANSAGQDLNRNYPDNAAGLHDNGATYQPETKAFMAFEASRDFVLSANFHGGTEVINYPYDNTTSKHVDHDFYEHISNEYAINCQNDSPNNYYNGISGRNAGGNNHPNYMTVEYDSPENPSSPGVTQGSIWYQVYGGRQDYMNFYRHTKEITIELSFVKFVNGSALPDLWTFNKQAFLDYIKQANYGFQGIVSDESGNPVVAEISIAGHDALNSYVFSNEDHGDYYRLIKGGNYNVTYKSPGYVTQTINVNVTDNTKTIQNVTMVASTPLVNANNATINTNESASLSATGSGTINWYQNIDDETPIATGNSYNTPNLTTTTSYFVEDLITKGNVGSTNHSANGSLFEGGSTDRYLIFDSTESVLLKEVTINAGQAGEMEVQLQDESGNMLDSRIIIVESAGLQQIELNFMIPAENNLRLTSTEMSSGFTLFRNNSGTGNNYPYTNGSITIKGNNINDLDYYYFFYDWNLEDLKSARKEVVVTVEDTLGIKENALENVSVYPNPFSNSITIKLPYQSTNSNINIQLYDISGRTILNLTNINFRNGHFRLENTQNISKGSYFLKISDNETNNSIIKQLIKQ; from the coding sequence ATGAGAAAAATTACATTTCTATATGTATTACTACTACTTATGTTTTTTAGTGTACATTCTCAAACGACCAATTTACAAAAAGCTCAAAAATACATTGAATTAAAAGGAGAAGTCTGTTTAGTTTTTACTGCTCATACAGAAGCACAAGTTGAAGAAATTTCTCAATTTCTTTCAGTAGGACATAAAGTTAACAGAGAAACACTTGAGATTGAAGCCTATGCCAACGCTGAATCATTTCAACAATTTTTAAGTTATGGATTAACATATACGGTTAATCAAAATGATAATGAATTTAGCACTAGTGACAATTATGATGTTTTAGCTTGGGATACAAGTTGGGATGAATTTCCAACGTATAATCAATATGTTGCCAAAATGAATTATTTCGCAACAACTTACCCAACGCTTTGTACTTTGCAATCTATTGGATCAACTCCTCAAGGAAGAGAGCTTCTAGTATTAAAAATCTCAGATAATGCAGCTGTTGATGAAGCTGAACCAGAATTTATGTACACCTCATCAATGCATGGAGATGAATTGACTGGCTACCCATTAATGATTCGACTTATTGATTATTTACTTTCAAATTATGGAAGTGATACAGAAGTAAACAATCTTATAAATTCAACTGAAATTTACATCAATCCATTAGCAAATCCTGATGGAACTTATAGAAATTACAGCAACAATCAACCAATAACAAACCCAATAAGAGCGAATAGTGCTGGTCAAGATTTAAATAGAAATTATCCAGATAATGCAGCAGGATTACATGATAATGGAGCAACTTATCAACCAGAAACAAAAGCATTTATGGCTTTTGAAGCTTCTAGAGACTTTGTGCTTTCTGCTAACTTTCACGGTGGTACAGAAGTAATTAATTATCCGTATGACAATACAACTTCAAAACATGTTGATCACGATTTTTATGAGCACATCTCCAACGAATATGCTATAAATTGTCAAAATGATAGTCCAAATAATTATTACAATGGCATATCTGGAAGAAATGCAGGTGGTAATAATCATCCAAATTATATGACTGTAGAGTATGATTCTCCAGAAAACCCATCAAGCCCTGGAGTAACACAAGGATCAATTTGGTATCAAGTCTATGGAGGTCGTCAAGATTATATGAACTTTTACAGGCATACAAAAGAAATCACTATTGAACTATCGTTTGTAAAATTTGTTAATGGATCTGCATTACCAGATTTATGGACATTTAATAAACAAGCTTTTTTAGATTATATCAAGCAAGCTAACTATGGATTTCAAGGAATTGTTTCAGATGAATCTGGAAATCCAGTCGTTGCTGAAATCTCGATAGCAGGACATGATGCTTTAAATTCTTATGTATTCTCAAATGAAGATCATGGAGATTATTACAGATTAATCAAAGGAGGAAACTATAATGTAACTTATAAATCTCCTGGTTATGTAACACAAACTATTAACGTAAATGTTACAGATAATACTAAAACGATACAAAATGTAACTATGGTCGCATCTACACCTTTAGTAAATGCCAATAATGCAACAATTAACACAAATGAAAGCGCTTCTTTATCTGCCACTGGATCTGGTACAATTAACTGGTACCAAAATATTGATGATGAAACTCCAATAGCAACAGGAAATAGTTACAACACTCCTAATTTAACAACAACGACTTCCTATTTTGTTGAAGATTTAATAACAAAAGGAAATGTAGGATCTACAAATCACTCTGCTAATGGAAGTCTATTCGAAGGTGGATCTACAGATCGCTATTTAATTTTTGATTCGACTGAATCTGTACTATTAAAAGAAGTCACCATAAATGCTGGACAAGCTGGTGAAATGGAAGTTCAATTGCAAGATGAATCAGGTAATATGTTAGATTCAAGAATTATTATAGTTGAATCCGCAGGTTTACAACAAATTGAATTAAATTTTATGATTCCTGCTGAAAATAATTTAAGGTTAACAAGTACCGAAATGTCGTCAGGATTTACACTATTTAGAAATAACTCTGGAACAGGAAACAATTACCCATATACTAATGGCTCTATTACTATAAAAGGAAACAATATTAATGATCTAGATTACTACTATTTCTTCTACGATTGGAATCTTGAGGATCTTAAAAGTGCAAGAAAGGAAGTTGTAGTTACAGTTGAAGACACTCTTGGTATTAAAGAAAATGCTCTTGAAAACGTGAGTGTTTACCCTAACCCATTCAGTAACTCAATTACAATTAAACTACCTTATCAATCCACAAACTCAAATATTAATATTCAATTGTATGATATAAGTGGTCGTACAATACTTAATTTAACTAACATTAATTTTAGGAATGGACACTTCAGATTAGAAAACACACAAAATATATCTAAAGGTTCGTATTTCTTGAAAATCTCTGATAATGAAACCAATAACTCTATCATAAAACAATTAATTAAACAATAA